A window of Cryptomeria japonica chromosome 3, Sugi_1.0, whole genome shotgun sequence contains these coding sequences:
- the LOC131055187 gene encoding chitinase 6-like, whose protein sequence is MPLSDLERRGMLVLAIGIVVLFGRVSAQNCGCSSDLCCSQYGFCGNGNDFCGTGCQQGPCNNNPTPSTRPTPNPKGVSSIIKKDFFDAILSTADSSCAGKSFYTYAHFIQAANAFPGFGTSGSSDDAKRELAAFFAHVTHETGSFCFIEEIDGAQQNYCDETNTQYPCVAGKGYFGRGAIQLTWNFNYGLAGEDIGFDGVNEPEKVAQDPTISFKTAVWFWMKNSNAHSAITSGEGFGATIQAVNGPIECNGGNPATVNKRVTFYKRYCQKLGVDPGSNLSC, encoded by the exons ATgccactgagtgatttaga AAGAAGGGGGATGTTGGTATTGGCAATAGGGATTGTTGTGCTATTTGGGAGGGTTTCTGCACAGAATTGTGGGTGTTCGAGCGACTTGTGCTGTAGCCAATATGGCTTCTGCGGCAATGGAAATGATTTCTGCGGAACTGGATGCCAACAAGGCCCATGTAACAATAACCCCACACCCTCCACTCGCCCCACTCCCAACCCCAAAGGTGTCTCTTCCATCATAAAAAAAGATTTCTTTGACGCCATTCTCAGCACTGCAGACAGCTCCTGCGCTGGAAAGAGTTTCTACACCTACGCTCACTTCATCCAGGCCGCCAACGCATTCCCCGGCTTCGGCACTTCTGGATCTTCTGACGACGCCAAGAGAGAGCTCGCTGCCTTCTTCGCCCACGTAACGCACGAGACTGGAT CTTTCTGCTTCATTGAAGAGATCGATGGCGCACAACAAAATTACTGCGATGAAACCAACACTCAGTATCCATGCGTTGCTGGCAAAGGATACTTCGGCCGGGGAGCCATCCAGCTAACGTG gaacttcaactacgGTCTAGCAGGAGAAGACATCGGGTTCGACGGGGTGAATGAGCCGGAGAAGGTagcacaagatcccaccatttcctTCAAAACAGCAGTGTGGTTTTGGATGAAAAATAGCAACGCGCATAGTGCTATCACTTCTGGAGAGGGATTCGGAGCCACAATCCAAGCTGTCAATGGCCCGATAGAATGTAACGGCGGTAACCCTGCCACCGTCAACAAGCGGGTCACTTTCTACAAACGCTACTGCCAAAAGTTGGGAGTAGATCCGGGCTCCAACCTCTCGTGCTGA